In Vreelandella piezotolerans, one genomic interval encodes:
- a CDS encoding aldo/keto reductase: MQTIELGGVSVPRIGQGTWHMGEDAGQRQAEIRALREGIDLGMTLIDTAEMYAEGGAEEIVGEAIRGRRDEVYLVSKVYPHNASTQGVQAACERSLRRLGTDTIDMYLLHWRGQYPLSETVEAFERLREQGKIRRWGVSNFDVDDLEELNAPACATNQVLYNPDARGIEYDLLPWQAQQNMPLMAYCPIGQGGALLHDATLKRIADKHSATPAQIALAWALRNPGVIAIPKAVSLDHLKQNANADKVRLDDEDLADIDAAYAPPIRKQGLMMV, from the coding sequence ATGCAGACGATTGAGCTAGGCGGCGTCAGCGTTCCCCGTATCGGCCAGGGCACCTGGCATATGGGTGAGGATGCCGGGCAGCGACAGGCAGAAATCAGGGCGCTGCGTGAAGGTATAGACCTGGGCATGACGCTGATCGATACCGCCGAAATGTATGCCGAGGGCGGCGCTGAAGAAATCGTGGGTGAAGCCATTCGTGGGCGACGCGATGAAGTGTATCTCGTCAGCAAGGTGTACCCGCACAACGCCAGCACCCAGGGTGTTCAAGCCGCCTGCGAGCGCAGCCTGCGCCGATTGGGCACCGATACGATTGATATGTACCTGCTGCACTGGCGCGGCCAGTACCCGCTGAGTGAAACCGTGGAAGCGTTTGAGCGGCTACGCGAGCAGGGCAAGATACGGCGTTGGGGAGTGTCGAACTTCGACGTTGACGACCTAGAAGAGCTAAACGCGCCCGCGTGCGCCACCAATCAGGTGCTCTACAACCCCGACGCCCGGGGCATCGAGTACGACTTACTGCCCTGGCAAGCCCAGCAAAACATGCCGCTTATGGCCTACTGCCCCATCGGGCAAGGCGGCGCGCTACTTCATGACGCTACTCTGAAACGCATCGCTGACAAACACAGCGCCACCCCCGCGCAAATCGCGCTTGCCTGGGCACTGCGCAATCCCGGCGTGATTGCCATTCCTAAAGCCGTGAGCCTGGACCACCTGAAACAGAACGCTAATGCGGATAAGGTTAGGCTCGATGACGAGGATTTGGCAGATATTGATGCCGCCTACGCGCCGCCAATACGCAAGCAGGGCTTAATGATGGTGTGA
- a CDS encoding type II toxin-antitoxin system RelE/ParE family toxin: MKLVYTDEAIDDLKRLREFVAVHNPSAAARIATELVGKIELLPDFPRMGTPVEMAPVPDSVRDMVFGKYVVRYSVHASAIIILRVWHGLEGER, encoded by the coding sequence GTGAAGCTGGTTTACACGGATGAAGCCATTGATGATTTGAAACGCCTCAGGGAGTTCGTTGCTGTGCACAACCCGTCGGCGGCAGCCAGGATTGCTACCGAACTGGTTGGCAAAATCGAATTACTTCCCGACTTCCCCAGAATGGGCACACCAGTTGAAATGGCACCGGTGCCTGACTCTGTTCGAGATATGGTTTTCGGAAAATACGTTGTTCGATATTCAGTTCATGCCAGTGCCATCATTATTCTCCGGGTGTGGCATGGCCTTGAAGGCGAACGATAG
- a CDS encoding CsbD family protein — protein sequence MASGKEDKVKGAANKAAGKAKEAAGKATGSSKTEAKGKAQQAKGELQKGKGDAKEGAKKKK from the coding sequence ATGGCAAGTGGCAAAGAAGACAAAGTGAAAGGCGCGGCCAACAAAGCCGCCGGGAAAGCCAAAGAAGCCGCCGGTAAGGCCACCGGCAGCAGCAAAACCGAAGCCAAAGGCAAAGCCCAGCAAGCCAAAGGCGAACTGCAAAAAGGCAAAGGCGATGCCAAGGAGGGGGCCAAGAAGAAAAAGTAA
- the thiC gene encoding phosphomethylpyrimidine synthase ThiC — protein MTKTVKSRTAHFLAETAQVDAAAVAPLPGSRKVYVEGSRPDIRVPFREISLSPTKTSGVDEQNPPLLVYDTSGPYTDPNARIDLRQGLPELRRAWIEERNDTEFLDGPTSQYGQRRANDPTLAQLRFDLSRTPRRAKAGKNVTQLHYARQGIITPEMEFIALRENQRRQALGTAEVERILGHQHAGQSFGASLPKEITPEFVRDEVARGRAIIPNNINHPESEPMIIGRNFLVKINGNLGNSAVTSSIEEEVDKMTWGIRWGADTIMDLSTGQNIHETREWIIRNSPVPIGTVPIYQALEKVNGIAENLTWEIFRDTLIEQAEQGVDYFTIHAGVLLRYVPLTANRVTGIVSRGGSIMAKWCLYHHQESFLYTHFEEICEICKQYDVAFSLGDGLRPGSIADANDEAQFAELETLGELTKIAWKHDVQVMIEGPGHVPMHLVKENMDKQLACCDEAPFYTLGPLVTDIAPGYDHITSGIGAAMIGWFGCAMLCYVTPKEHLGLPNKDDVKTGIITYKIAAHAADLAKGHPAAQRRDNALSKARFEFRWEDQFNLGLDPDTAREFHDETLPKDSAKVAHFCSMCGPKFCSMKISQEVRDTYRDRAPENAAESDAEAVKRGMQEQAEKFRLKGSELYQEV, from the coding sequence ATGACCAAGACCGTCAAAAGCAGAACCGCGCACTTTTTAGCCGAAACCGCCCAGGTCGATGCCGCCGCCGTGGCGCCGCTGCCCGGCTCGCGCAAGGTGTACGTGGAAGGCTCGCGGCCGGATATTCGCGTGCCGTTTCGGGAAATCTCCCTCTCGCCCACCAAAACCAGCGGCGTGGATGAGCAGAACCCGCCGCTGCTGGTGTACGACACTTCCGGCCCCTACACCGACCCTAACGCCCGCATCGATTTGCGCCAGGGCCTGCCGGAGCTGCGCCGGGCCTGGATCGAAGAGCGCAACGACACCGAGTTTTTGGATGGCCCCACCAGCCAGTATGGCCAGCGCCGCGCCAACGACCCTACCCTTGCCCAGCTGCGCTTTGATTTAAGCCGCACACCCCGCCGGGCGAAAGCGGGCAAGAACGTGACTCAGCTCCACTACGCCCGCCAGGGCATCATCACGCCGGAAATGGAGTTCATCGCCCTGCGGGAAAACCAGCGCCGCCAAGCGTTGGGTACGGCGGAGGTAGAGCGCATTCTGGGCCATCAGCATGCGGGCCAGAGCTTTGGGGCCAGCCTGCCCAAAGAGATCACCCCCGAGTTCGTGCGCGACGAGGTGGCTCGCGGGCGGGCGATCATTCCCAACAATATCAACCACCCGGAAAGCGAGCCGATGATCATCGGGCGCAACTTCCTGGTGAAGATCAACGGTAACCTGGGCAACTCGGCGGTCACCTCTTCCATCGAAGAGGAAGTGGACAAGATGACCTGGGGCATCCGCTGGGGCGCGGATACCATCATGGACCTCTCCACCGGTCAGAACATCCATGAAACTCGCGAGTGGATCATCCGCAACTCGCCGGTGCCGATTGGTACGGTGCCTATCTATCAGGCACTGGAGAAGGTCAACGGCATTGCCGAAAACCTCACCTGGGAGATCTTCCGGGATACGCTGATCGAGCAGGCGGAACAGGGGGTGGATTACTTCACCATCCACGCGGGGGTGTTGCTGCGCTACGTGCCGCTTACCGCCAACCGCGTCACCGGCATCGTCAGCCGTGGCGGCTCCATCATGGCGAAGTGGTGCCTGTATCACCATCAGGAGAGCTTCCTGTACACCCACTTCGAGGAGATCTGCGAGATCTGCAAGCAGTACGATGTGGCGTTCTCGCTGGGCGACGGCCTGCGCCCCGGCTCCATTGCCGATGCCAACGATGAAGCGCAGTTTGCTGAACTCGAAACCCTGGGCGAGCTAACGAAGATTGCTTGGAAGCACGATGTGCAGGTGATGATCGAAGGCCCCGGCCATGTGCCCATGCACTTGGTAAAAGAGAACATGGATAAGCAGCTGGCGTGCTGCGACGAAGCGCCCTTCTATACGCTTGGCCCGCTGGTGACGGATATCGCCCCCGGCTACGACCACATTACCTCGGGCATTGGGGCGGCGATGATTGGCTGGTTTGGCTGCGCCATGCTCTGCTACGTGACGCCTAAAGAGCACCTGGGCCTGCCCAATAAAGACGACGTCAAAACCGGTATCATCACCTACAAGATTGCCGCCCACGCGGCGGATTTGGCCAAGGGCCACCCGGCGGCGCAGCGCCGTGACAACGCGTTATCGAAAGCGCGCTTCGAGTTCCGCTGGGAAGACCAGTTCAACCTGGGCCTGGACCCGGACACCGCGCGGGAATTCCACGATGAAACCCTGCCGAAGGACTCCGCCAAGGTAGCCCACTTCTGCTCCATGTGCGGGCCGAAGTTCTGCTCCATGAAGATCAGCCAGGAAGTGCGCGACACCTACCGCGACCGCGCCCCGGAAAACGCCGCTGAAAGCGATGCCGAAGCAGTGAAGCGCGGTATGCAGGAGCAAGCGGAGAAATTCCGCCTGAAAGGTAGCGAGCTGTACCAAGAGGTGTAA
- a CDS encoding OsmC family protein, giving the protein MPASSSPHVVPLPYSVEANVDPEEAFVASLSSCHMLFFLAIAGQQGFVVESYVDNAVGVMEKGRDGKIAMTQVTLRPKAVFAGEPPSIEGLEHIHHAAHEKCFIANSVKTDVVTEIQH; this is encoded by the coding sequence GTGCCTGCGTCGTCATCGCCTCATGTAGTGCCATTGCCCTATTCGGTCGAGGCCAACGTCGACCCGGAAGAGGCGTTCGTGGCCTCGCTCTCCAGTTGCCATATGCTGTTCTTCCTCGCCATCGCCGGGCAGCAGGGTTTTGTCGTGGAAAGCTACGTGGATAACGCGGTGGGGGTGATGGAGAAGGGCCGCGATGGAAAGATCGCCATGACCCAAGTCACGCTGCGGCCAAAGGCGGTGTTTGCAGGAGAACCGCCCTCTATTGAGGGGCTTGAGCACATTCACCACGCCGCCCATGAAAAGTGTTTTATCGCTAACTCGGTTAAGACCGATGTGGTGACCGAGATTCAGCATTAA
- a CDS encoding NAD(P)-dependent alcohol dehydrogenase, whose translation MPTMMKAAIFVEPGRIEIDDKPIPEIGPNDALMRITTTTICGTDVHILKGEYPVERGLTIGHEPVGVIEKLGANVKGYQEGQRVIAGAICPSFTSYACQDGCCAQDGGHHSHGYKPMGGWRFGNTIDGAQAEYLLVPDAQANLSPVPDGLTDEQVLMCPDIMSTGFAGAESAGIKIGDTVVVFAQGPIGLCATAGARLRGAGMIIAVDGVDERLHMAKQMGADVTLDFRKVDVVEEVLKLTGGRGVDAAIEALGLQQTFEAALRVLKPGGTLSSLGVYSEDLTLPLGAFCAGLGDHKIITSLCPGGKERMRRLMSMIASGRLDLGPLVTHRYALEDIVEAYDLFSHQRDGVLKVALSAG comes from the coding sequence ATGCCTACCATGATGAAAGCGGCAATTTTCGTTGAACCCGGCCGCATCGAAATCGACGATAAACCCATCCCCGAGATTGGTCCGAACGATGCCCTCATGCGCATCACCACCACCACCATCTGTGGTACCGATGTTCATATACTCAAAGGCGAGTACCCGGTCGAGCGTGGCTTAACCATCGGCCATGAACCCGTGGGTGTGATTGAAAAACTCGGTGCCAACGTCAAAGGCTATCAAGAAGGCCAGCGGGTGATTGCTGGCGCGATTTGTCCCAGTTTCACCTCTTACGCCTGCCAGGACGGTTGTTGTGCACAGGATGGCGGCCACCACAGCCACGGCTACAAGCCCATGGGTGGCTGGCGCTTTGGGAACACTATCGATGGTGCCCAGGCGGAGTATCTGCTGGTGCCTGATGCCCAAGCGAACCTCTCGCCCGTCCCCGATGGCCTAACCGACGAACAGGTGCTGATGTGCCCCGATATCATGTCGACGGGGTTTGCCGGTGCGGAATCGGCGGGCATTAAAATAGGCGATACGGTGGTGGTGTTTGCCCAAGGGCCGATTGGCCTGTGTGCCACCGCGGGCGCACGGCTGCGTGGGGCGGGCATGATTATCGCGGTCGACGGTGTTGATGAGCGCCTGCACATGGCCAAGCAAATGGGCGCGGATGTGACGCTGGATTTCCGCAAGGTCGATGTGGTGGAGGAGGTGCTCAAACTCACCGGTGGCCGTGGAGTAGATGCCGCCATTGAAGCGTTGGGCCTACAGCAAACTTTTGAGGCCGCGCTACGGGTGCTAAAACCCGGCGGCACGCTCTCGAGCCTGGGGGTCTACTCCGAAGACCTCACCCTTCCGCTAGGTGCGTTTTGTGCAGGGCTGGGCGATCATAAAATCATTACCTCGCTGTGCCCTGGCGGCAAAGAGCGTATGCGCAGGCTGATGAGCATGATTGCATCAGGCCGTTTAGACCTAGGCCCGCTGGTCACTCACCGCTACGCGCTGGAGGATATCGTGGAAGCCTACGACCTCTTCTCCCACCAGCGCGATGGCGTGCTAAAAGTGGCGCTTAGCGCTGGCTAA
- the tenA gene encoding thiaminase II — protein sequence MGYRFTDLTTACQQDWRAYIEHDFVRQLGNATLPEASFRHYLKQDYLFLIHFARAYALAAYKSPTLADLRQAHEGLKAIVDVELGLHVGFCQEWGINEQELAELPEARATLAYTRYVLDTGNRGDLLDLHVALAPCLVGYGEIANWLNAQPSTLRGEQNPFDAWIAMYEGEEFQAAMQAELAWLDARLADVTPARFAELSKIFRDATRLEIDFWQMGLDLSE from the coding sequence ATGGGCTACCGCTTTACCGATCTCACCACCGCTTGCCAGCAAGATTGGCGCGCCTACATCGAGCACGATTTCGTGCGCCAATTGGGCAACGCCACGCTGCCGGAGGCGTCGTTTCGCCACTACCTGAAGCAGGATTACCTGTTCTTGATCCACTTCGCCCGCGCCTACGCGCTAGCGGCCTATAAAAGCCCCACCCTGGCGGATTTGCGCCAGGCCCACGAGGGCCTGAAAGCCATCGTGGATGTGGAGCTGGGCCTGCACGTGGGCTTTTGCCAAGAGTGGGGCATCAATGAGCAGGAGCTTGCCGAACTCCCTGAAGCCCGCGCCACGTTGGCCTACACCCGCTATGTGTTGGATACCGGCAACCGCGGCGACCTGCTCGATTTGCACGTGGCGTTGGCCCCGTGCCTGGTAGGCTACGGTGAAATCGCCAACTGGCTCAACGCGCAGCCCTCTACGCTGCGCGGCGAGCAGAATCCTTTTGATGCCTGGATCGCCATGTACGAAGGCGAGGAGTTCCAGGCCGCCATGCAGGCCGAGCTTGCGTGGCTCGATGCCCGCCTGGCGGACGTCACCCCTGCCCGTTTTGCAGAGCTGAGCAAGATCTTCCGCGATGCCACCCGCCTGGAAATCGACTTCTGGCAGATGGGTTTAGACCTTTCTGAATAA
- a CDS encoding Txe/YoeB family addiction module toxin, whose protein sequence is MKLIFSENAWEDYLYWQKTDKKILNRINKLIKEIKREPFEGVGKPEPLKHSLAGYWSRRINEEHRIVYKVTDDALLIAQLRYHY, encoded by the coding sequence ATGAAGCTCATCTTTTCCGAGAACGCCTGGGAAGACTATTTGTACTGGCAGAAAACTGACAAAAAGATTCTCAACCGAATCAACAAGCTAATCAAAGAAATCAAGCGAGAGCCATTTGAAGGCGTCGGCAAGCCAGAACCCCTTAAACACAGCCTCGCGGGTTACTGGTCTCGGCGAATCAACGAAGAACACCGCATCGTTTACAAGGTCACGGACGACGCTTTGCTGATTGCCCAGCTGCGGTATCACTACTGA
- a CDS encoding type II toxin-antitoxin system RelE/ParE family toxin, with the protein MAEVIWTEPALQELDAIAEYIALDNPAAASRLVEEVFDKIDRLEGFPQSGRIPTELPNSVYREVVAPPCRIFYREDEKQVFVLYVMREERQLRAYMLGSS; encoded by the coding sequence ATGGCTGAAGTAATCTGGACGGAGCCAGCCCTTCAAGAACTGGATGCGATCGCTGAGTACATTGCTCTGGATAATCCTGCCGCTGCAAGTCGCCTGGTAGAAGAGGTTTTCGATAAAATCGACCGTTTGGAAGGTTTTCCCCAATCCGGGCGGATTCCAACAGAGCTCCCTAATTCGGTATACAGGGAAGTGGTTGCTCCACCATGTCGCATTTTTTATCGTGAGGATGAGAAGCAAGTTTTTGTCCTCTATGTCATGCGAGAGGAAAGGCAGCTTCGTGCGTACATGCTTGGGAGCAGCTAA
- a CDS encoding DUF4238 domain-containing protein — protein MCRNESLEDLTNDDYIVLCVFVTNLLLRVKKQRVFFDQLNKGMAEWLQNMGLRPEDVKNFEVLEKEDIDKQHIEFTHEHVFEMAKRFHDKPIALLKAPNGSHLIIGDNPVAMYNHWPQGLRGDKGISVPGVEIQVPISNKLCLSFICPLLYSDLEENLDFLAKRRAQNLPIDNIDTSYAEILISSIREGEAMELSSENVKFTNSLQISGSLNYIYSDKNDFRLAEEMLKKNPDLADGKVMWMGI, from the coding sequence ATTTGCAGGAATGAGTCGCTTGAAGACCTTACCAATGATGATTACATCGTTCTATGTGTATTTGTGACAAATCTGCTCTTGAGGGTAAAAAAGCAAAGGGTGTTTTTCGACCAATTAAACAAAGGAATGGCTGAGTGGCTTCAAAATATGGGGCTGCGTCCTGAAGATGTCAAAAATTTTGAAGTGTTGGAAAAAGAAGATATTGATAAGCAGCACATTGAGTTTACACATGAGCATGTTTTTGAGATGGCAAAACGTTTCCATGACAAACCCATTGCTCTTCTGAAAGCACCTAATGGCTCGCATTTGATCATAGGCGACAATCCAGTGGCTATGTACAATCACTGGCCGCAGGGGTTAAGAGGCGATAAGGGCATTTCAGTACCTGGGGTTGAAATACAGGTTCCGATATCCAATAAGTTATGTCTCTCTTTCATTTGCCCTTTGCTTTATTCAGATTTAGAAGAAAATCTGGATTTCTTAGCAAAGCGTAGGGCACAAAATTTGCCCATAGATAATATTGATACTTCTTACGCGGAAATATTAATATCCTCAATTAGAGAGGGTGAAGCTATGGAGTTAAGCTCAGAAAACGTTAAATTTACTAATTCCTTGCAAATTTCTGGCTCTTTGAATTACATATATTCAGATAAAAATGATTTTAGGCTCGCAGAGGAAATGCTCAAAAAGAACCCAGACCTGGCGGACGGCAAAGTTATGTGGATGGGTATTTAA
- a CDS encoding DUF4238 domain-containing protein — protein MDRIRPDTPKKQHYVPQFLLKNFSYRKKHKIFAFDKSRAISFGTSVRDSASENGFYNLNLDGEKHTLEHRLSKLESICSSVIKKDLQE, from the coding sequence ATGGACAGGATTCGGCCAGATACTCCCAAAAAGCAACACTATGTGCCTCAGTTCTTGTTGAAGAACTTTTCCTATAGAAAGAAGCACAAGATTTTTGCCTTTGATAAATCAAGAGCAATTAGCTTTGGCACATCCGTGAGAGATAGTGCTAGTGAGAATGGCTTTTACAACTTAAATCTTGATGGGGAAAAGCATACCTTAGAGCATAGGTTGTCAAAATTAGAATCAATATGTAGTTCAGTAATAAAAAAAGATTTGCAGGAATGA
- a CDS encoding GNAT family N-acetyltransferase yields MEDTSNVRLALAGASAFEAFKQELKASFSVAVEETFGAVEASLLPSDADIDNSLTAPDAVVHHILLDGVKVGGAIVTIDEATQHNALDLFYLLPSTHGRGVGYRAWQAIEQMYPQTRVWMTHTPYFEKRNIHFYVNKCGFKIVSFYNRYYPLPDDEERGSKAHKLEFFGFEKVMR; encoded by the coding sequence ATGGAAGATACCTCTAACGTCAGGCTGGCGTTGGCAGGCGCATCGGCATTTGAAGCGTTCAAGCAAGAGTTAAAAGCCTCGTTTAGCGTGGCAGTGGAAGAGACGTTTGGCGCAGTGGAAGCGAGCTTGCTTCCTTCCGACGCCGATATCGACAACTCTCTTACCGCGCCAGATGCCGTGGTGCATCACATACTGTTAGACGGCGTGAAAGTGGGCGGCGCGATTGTGACCATTGACGAAGCCACCCAACACAACGCGCTGGATCTGTTCTATCTCCTACCCAGCACCCACGGGCGTGGCGTGGGCTACCGTGCCTGGCAAGCCATTGAGCAGATGTACCCACAAACGCGGGTATGGATGACCCACACGCCCTACTTTGAAAAGCGAAACATCCACTTTTATGTCAATAAGTGCGGTTTTAAAATTGTCTCTTTTTATAACCGTTATTACCCCTTACCGGATGATGAAGAGCGGGGTAGTAAGGCGCATAAGCTTGAGTTTTTTGGCTTTGAGAAAGTCATGAGGTAA
- a CDS encoding alpha/beta hydrolase has protein sequence MILRIAVGFLILFSASGSASEPHAPAQPTESEVRLETGTGTLYGSLLLPPSTGPHPLVLLHAGSGPTDRNGNSALLPGANDSLKLLAEELAVRGIASVRYDKRGVAASAAAAPLENELRFDTYVEDAASWVRQLRTDSRFDTITLLGHSEGALIGMLAAKQARADAFISVAAPARSAPEIIRDQLRPQLPDDLWQDSERILSELEQGRTTEGVPPALTSLFRSSVQPYLISWFRYVPTEEIQHAPGPAMIVHGTTDVQVSPSEAEALKQARPDAELLLVEGMNHVLKMVPPNPAQQSASYSDASLPVAPLLVDHIVEFTDRVQRLP, from the coding sequence GTGATATTGCGCATCGCTGTTGGTTTCTTGATCCTGTTCTCGGCATCTGGCTCGGCGAGCGAGCCGCATGCCCCGGCGCAGCCCACCGAATCGGAAGTTCGTCTGGAAACTGGCACCGGCACCCTTTATGGTTCTCTGCTCCTGCCGCCCTCTACCGGGCCACATCCGCTTGTGTTACTGCATGCCGGTTCAGGTCCCACGGATCGCAATGGCAACAGTGCTCTCTTGCCGGGAGCAAACGACAGCCTGAAGCTGCTTGCCGAAGAACTTGCTGTGCGGGGGATCGCCTCGGTCCGCTACGACAAGCGGGGAGTGGCGGCCAGTGCAGCCGCTGCACCTTTGGAGAATGAGCTTCGCTTCGACACCTACGTAGAGGATGCCGCCTCATGGGTTCGTCAGCTTCGAACGGATTCTCGCTTTGATACGATCACCCTGCTCGGGCACAGCGAGGGGGCACTGATCGGCATGCTCGCAGCAAAGCAAGCGCGTGCGGATGCCTTCATCTCGGTTGCTGCACCGGCACGTTCCGCGCCAGAAATTATCCGCGATCAGTTGCGGCCGCAGCTTCCGGATGATCTGTGGCAGGATAGTGAGCGCATTCTCTCCGAGCTGGAGCAAGGTCGCACGACAGAGGGCGTGCCGCCAGCGTTGACCTCGTTGTTCCGTTCGAGCGTGCAGCCGTACCTGATCTCTTGGTTTCGGTACGTGCCGACCGAGGAAATCCAGCATGCCCCCGGCCCGGCAATGATCGTCCACGGCACCACAGACGTACAGGTCAGTCCGAGCGAAGCGGAGGCGCTCAAGCAAGCGCGTCCAGATGCAGAACTGTTGCTTGTGGAGGGAATGAACCATGTACTCAAGATGGTTCCGCCCAATCCGGCGCAGCAAAGCGCTTCGTACTCAGACGCATCGCTGCCTGTAGCCCCACTGTTGGTGGATCACATCGTCGAATTCACTGACCGTGTGCAGCGACTACCTTAG
- a CDS encoding DUF2955 domain-containing protein, translating into MPASSALSQNGFSQNGLSQNGLRQCLRVAGGGTLGFIISQLMGWNYGVFFTVFPMFLLGLVPVLNGSIIRQFLSNVSLNVLEVSLVVGLLKHMPVVMTLVVLGLFLLRFNLMAKGPLFLFGANGVLTLSILLHFASYPGVDLSDLLASNLMASVLAVFIAMLMYTLFPDREPRQPPPRGSKSTAQIRHETLIGGITATLSFVVFQVCDLRGSLSAQMATILILFTLGYFGAQVSAAKRAVGTLLGCNLALVMQLALYTQSHHFLLVILLYWLGLMLFAREHILEGGGSGIGFGGLTTMGILFGQSLGPQQDLVYSALYRFSSMSVALIGTLSVMICLHYLLNRWEPTRLPEK; encoded by the coding sequence GTGCCCGCTTCCTCGGCGCTCAGTCAGAATGGATTTAGCCAGAACGGACTTAGCCAAAATGGACTGCGCCAGTGCCTGCGGGTCGCGGGCGGCGGCACCTTGGGGTTCATCATTAGCCAATTGATGGGCTGGAATTACGGCGTCTTCTTTACCGTCTTTCCGATGTTCTTGCTGGGTTTGGTGCCGGTGTTGAATGGCTCGATCATTCGCCAGTTCCTCTCTAACGTGAGCCTCAACGTGCTGGAGGTGAGCCTGGTGGTCGGGCTGTTAAAACACATGCCCGTGGTGATGACGCTGGTGGTGCTGGGGCTGTTTCTGCTGCGTTTCAACCTGATGGCCAAAGGCCCGCTGTTTCTGTTTGGGGCCAACGGCGTGTTGACGCTCAGCATACTGCTGCACTTTGCTAGTTACCCTGGAGTCGATTTGAGCGATCTATTGGCCAGCAATTTGATGGCCAGCGTACTGGCGGTGTTCATCGCCATGCTGATGTACACCCTGTTCCCCGATAGGGAACCCCGCCAACCGCCGCCCAGGGGCAGTAAATCGACGGCGCAAATCCGCCATGAAACCCTGATTGGCGGCATCACCGCCACGCTTTCGTTCGTGGTGTTTCAGGTGTGCGATCTGCGCGGGTCGCTCTCGGCGCAGATGGCCACCATCTTGATTCTGTTTACGCTGGGCTACTTTGGCGCCCAGGTCTCGGCGGCCAAGCGCGCGGTGGGCACGCTCTTGGGCTGTAATCTCGCGCTGGTGATGCAGCTGGCGCTCTACACCCAAAGCCACCACTTTCTGCTGGTGATTCTGCTTTATTGGCTGGGTTTGATGCTGTTCGCGCGGGAGCATATCTTGGAAGGCGGCGGCTCCGGCATCGGGTTTGGCGGGCTCACCACCATGGGCATTCTGTTCGGCCAGTCGTTGGGGCCACAGCAGGACTTGGTCTACAGCGCGCTGTATCGCTTTTCGTCCATGAGCGTAGCGCTGATCGGCACGCTATCGGTGATGATTTGTCTGCACTATCTGCTCAACCGCTGGGAACCTACTCGCCTGCCCGAAAAGTAG
- a CDS encoding type II toxin-antitoxin system Phd/YefM family antitoxin has protein sequence MDAISYTAARTNLAKTMEQVCEDHSPVIITRNKAQSVVMISLEDYEALQETAYLLRAPKNARRLLESVAELEQGGGQEKELLE, from the coding sequence ATGGATGCCATCAGCTATACCGCCGCTAGGACCAACCTAGCCAAAACCATGGAGCAGGTCTGTGAAGACCACTCCCCTGTGATCATCACCCGCAATAAGGCGCAATCCGTGGTCATGATCTCTCTCGAAGACTATGAAGCACTGCAAGAGACAGCCTATCTCCTGCGCGCGCCCAAGAACGCACGCCGTTTACTGGAATCCGTTGCCGAGTTGGAGCAAGGGGGTGGTCAGGAAAAGGAACTTCTTGAATGA
- a CDS encoding type II toxin-antitoxin system Phd/YefM family antitoxin: MKVELVTNLKRQATKILADLHLSKEPVLITEHGQPSAYLVDVQDYEFMQRRLELLEGLSRGERAVLEGRMYSQSEAREKMSKWLK; the protein is encoded by the coding sequence ATGAAAGTTGAGCTTGTTACAAACCTCAAGCGCCAAGCCACAAAGATTCTGGCAGATCTGCACTTGTCTAAAGAGCCGGTACTGATCACGGAGCATGGTCAGCCATCCGCATATCTTGTCGATGTGCAGGATTACGAGTTTATGCAGCGCCGACTTGAGCTGCTTGAAGGGCTCTCACGAGGAGAGCGTGCTGTACTTGAAGGAAGAATGTACAGCCAAAGTGAGGCCAGGGAGAAAATGAGTAAATGGCTGAAGTAA
- a CDS encoding CopG family ribbon-helix-helix protein — protein sequence MSVTTVRLQAEVEQRLEAIASRLHRSKSWVINQALSEYIEKQQLEQERWKQTLEAMESAAQGKVVDASEVHNWLNSWGTENEQDAPRSGK from the coding sequence ATGAGCGTCACCACGGTTCGCCTTCAGGCAGAAGTTGAACAGCGTTTGGAAGCAATCGCCAGCAGGCTGCACCGTAGCAAAAGCTGGGTGATCAACCAGGCATTGTCGGAATACATAGAAAAGCAGCAGCTTGAGCAAGAGCGTTGGAAACAAACGCTAGAGGCAATGGAGTCTGCTGCCCAAGGCAAGGTCGTTGATGCCAGCGAGGTTCACAATTGGCTTAATAGCTGGGGAACCGAAAACGAGCAGGATGCGCCGAGGTCAGGTAAGTGA